Sequence from the Rhodanobacter sp. genome:
TCGCCGCGGGATCGAGCGCAGTCAGCGTGCCCGGCGCGTTGCGTTCGTCGCGTTGCAGCTGCCACAGCGCCAGCGCGATCAGCGCGGCGACGCCAAGCAGCATCGTGAGGCGCGAGCGCGTGGCGCGCTTCATCCGCGGCGGCGCCGCCAGGCGATCAGGCCGCCCAGCACGAGCAGCAGCAGCGGCAGCACCGCCATGAAGCCGATGGTGGCGGCATTGAGTTCGCCCTGGCCGATGCGCAGCACGCGGTCCGGCACGCCTTCGCGCGGCAGGTCGACGAGCGCGTCGTCGCCCAGCAGCCAGTTGAAGATGCGCTCGCCCAGCGCGCGGTTGCCGCCCTGGCCGAGGTAGGCGTTGGACAGGAAGTCGCCGTCGCCGACCACCACGGCGCGCTGCTCGCGCTTGCCGGGGCTGGGCGACAGCCGCGCCAGCGCGAAGCCGAAGTCCAGCGGCCCCTTGAACTCGCCCGCCGCCGCGTCGTAGTGGATCGCCGAGGGGTGCGCGTTGTCGATGGGATGGAATTCGGTCCAGCTCTGCGCGCTGGAGCGCAGCAGCGGCGTCACCGTCCAGCCGCCTGCGCCGGTGCGCGCCAGTGCGGCCACCTGCGGGAAGCGCGTGGCGAGCTGGAAACCCAGCGTGATCGGATTGGGCGGGTACTGCGCCACCGCCAGCAGGCGCGGGTCGCCCAGGCCCAGCGTGCTGCCGGCGCCGTCCACCAGCACGCCGGGCAACACCTGCACGCCCAGCGCGTCGGCCAGCGGCTTGAGGCCGAGATCGCCGTTCGCGGGGTCGCGCAGCCACAGCAGGTTGCCGCCGTCCTGCACGTAGTCCACCAGCGCCTGCGTCGCGGCGGCGGGCAGGTCGGACGTGGGGCTGGCGAGCACCACGAGGTCGGTGCCCTCCGGCACGGCGTGCGCCTGCGCGAAGCTCAAGGGCACCGCGCGCAGGCCGCTCTGCGCGAGCTGGCCCATCAGCAGGCCCATGTCGGCGTCGCCCTTGCCGGAGGGCAGCCGTTCGCCGTCGCCGGTGACGAAGGCCACGATGCGGTCGCTGCCGCGGATCAGGCGCTGCAGGGCATTGGTCACGCTGCTTTCGGAGAGTTCGGTCAGCAACTGCTGGTGGCCGCGATAGTGCACGATCAGCTCGCCATCCACCGTAATGCCCAGCTCGCGCATCCTGGCCGGGTCCTGCTGCGGATCGACGAAGCGCAGCGTGAGGTCGGGCTTGGCCTGCCGGTAGCGTTGCAGGAAGCCGGCGACCTGCGCGCGCAGGTTGCCCTGCGGACTGGCGTAGCTGACGATCTCGACCGGGCCGTCCAGCTTCGCCAGCACGGCGCGGCTCTGCGGCGACAGGCTCAGGCGGCCGTTCGCGGTCCAGTCGGAAACGTGCGCGTAGCGCGCGCTGAGGTAGCCGAGCGCGCCGGCGCCGATCAACAGCAGCAGCGCGAACAGCCAGCCGTCCAGACGTCTGGAAAGTTTCATGTCAGCCGCGCTCCTTGTCGGCAGCGAGCCGCCGCGTGGCCAGCGCGAGGCACACCGCGATCAGCAGCACGAACCAGATGATGTCCGCGGTGGAGACCAGGCCGCGCAGCAGGTTCTGTTCGTGCGTGCTCATCGCCAGCCAGTTGATCGCGCCGTCGTCGAGCCCGGCCATCTGCGCACCGAGGTTCACCGTCCACAGCCCGAGGCCGATCAGCAGGCCCAGCACGGCGGCGATGGCCGGGTGCGCGGTGAAGGCGGAGGCCGCCACGGTGAGCGCGGCCAGCGCGGCCAGCATCAAGGCGACACCCAGCGTCGCGGCGGCCAGCTTGCCCCAGTCCGGCGTGGTGGCGTGCGCCAGCGAAAGCGGCATCGCCAACGTCAGCGCCAGCCACAGCAGCAGCCACAGCAGCAGGGCGAAATACTTCCCAAGCACGATGCGCGACGCCGGCACGCCATCGGCGAACAGCAGCGGCAAGGTGCCGTGGCGGCGTTCGCCGGCCAGCGTGGACATCGCCAGCAAGGGCACCACCAGGAAAGCCAGCTGCGCCAGCTGGCCCAGCAGCGGTACGGCCACCAGGTCCACGTAGCCGGGGCCGTCCGGCAGGGCGGCGCGCTTGATCTCGCTGGCGAGGAAGTCGCCCAGCAGCTGGGTGAAGCACCAGCCAAGCCAGGCCAGGCTCAGCGCCAGCAGCACCCAGGCCAGCGGCTGCACGCGCAGGCGGCGGCATTCCAGCCGGAACATCGCGGCGAGGCTCATGCGGCGCGCGCCTGCATGGCGATGTCGAAGAAGCGGCGTTCCAGCGCGGCGTGATCGTCGGCCGGCACCGGGCCGTCGTGGCGCAGCCGGCCCTCGTGCAGGATCGCCACGCGATCGCACACCGCGGTGACCTCGACCAGCACGTGGGTGGACAGGATCACGGCGGTGCCGGCGGCGGCCTGTTCGCGGATCAGCGTGCGCAGCGAACCGACCTGCACCGGGTCGAGCGCGTTGGCGGGTTCGTCCAGCACCAACAACGCCGGCCGGTGCAGCAGCGCGCAGGCCAGGCCCAGGCGCTGGCGCTGGCCTTGCGAGAGCATGCCCGCCAGCCGGCGCGTCAAGGACTGCAGCTCCAGCCGTTCGATGATGGCCTCGCGCGCCGCGCGCAGTTCGGCGGCGCCCATGCCGCGCAGGCGGCCGTGGGCGTCCAGGTGTTCGGCCACGGTGAGTTCCGGCCACACCGGCGCGCGTTCGGGCAGCCAGCCGATCAGGCGCCGCGCCAGCTCCGGCCGCTCCAGGAAATCCTCGCCGTTCAGGCGGATCGAGCCGCTGTCCGGGTGCAGTGCGCCCGCGATCATCGCCAGCGTGGTGGACTTGCCCGCGCCGTTGACGCCGAGCAGGCCGAGCACCTGGCCGCCGGCCAGGGCCAGGCCCAGCTCCTGCACGGCGGCGCGTCCGGCGCGCCGGCGGGTGACACGGTCGAGTTGCAGCAGGGCAGGTGCAGCGGAATTGACGTCGGTCATTGCACGATTGTCGATGCGGCCCCATCTTCAACACAACCTGTCGCCGTTGCGGACCGGCTTTAACGAAAGTGCAAACCATGGTCGCGTAACATGCTGGCGGGTATGGAAAACCCCTTCTAGACTGCCGTCACATCCACCCGAGTTCCCCTCCGATGTTCGATACCGTGCTGAACTTCCTGTCCAGCGGACTCACCCATGCGGGCTGGGCCGGCATGCTGGTCTACCTGCTGGTGGTCACCCAGCTCACCATCTTCACGGTGACGCTGTACCTGCACCGCAGCCAGACCCATCGCGGCGTGGATTTCCACCCGGCGCTGGCGCATTTCTTCCGCTTCTGGGGCTGGCTCAGCACCGGCATGGTCACCAAGGAGTGGGTGGCGGTGCACCGCAAGCACCACGCCAAGGTGGAAACCGAGGAAGACCCGCACAGCCCGGTGATCTTCGGCATCAAGAAGGTGTTCTGGGACGGCGTGTCGCTGTACCGCGACGCCTGCGCCTCGAAGGAGGACATGCAGCAGTACGGCCGCGGCACGCCGGACGACTGGGTCGAGCACAAGGTCTACGGTGCGCATCCGTACTCCGGCCCGGCGCTGATGCTGATCATCAACCTCGCGCTGTTCGGCGTGATCGGCGCGGCGATCTGGGCCGTGCAGATGATCTGGATACCGTTCTGGGCCGCCGGTTTCGTCAACGGCATCGGCCACTGGGCCGGCTACCGCAACTTCGAAAGCGCCGACACCTCGCGCAACCTGTTGCCCTGGGGCTTCTGGATCGGCGGCGAAGAGCTGCACAACAACCACCATGCCTTCCCCAGCTCGGCCAAGTTCGCGCTGCGCAAGTGGGAGTTCGACATCGGCTGGGCCGCCATCTGCGGCCTGCGCGCCATCGGCCTGGCCAAGGTGCTGCGCGTGGCGCCCACGCTGGACGTGCGTCCCAACATGCCGCTGCCCGATGCCGAGACGCTGAAGGCCGTGCTCACCCATCGCTTCCAGGCGATGACCGACTACTACCGCAACGTGATCGTGCCCACCCTGCGTGAAGAAGCCACGCACGCCGGCGAAAACATCAAGTCCGTGCCGCGTCGCCTGCGTCGCGCCCTGGCCGACGGCGGCCGTTGGCTGGACAGCGACGCCAGCGGCAAGCTGCAGGCCGTGCTGGCCAAGCGTCCGACCTTGAGCACCGTGTGCGACTTCCGCAACCGCCTCGCCGCCCTGATGGAGCAGCGCGGCGCCGAGCAGGCGCTCAAGGGCCTGCAGCAGTGGATCGTCGAAGCCGAGCAGAGCGGCATCCGCGCACTGCAGGACTTCGCGGCACGCCTGAAGGCTTACGCCGTCACCGCCTGATCTGCTGCCGTACCCGGCCAACAAAAAGCCCGCCGACGATGGCGGGCTTTTTGTTGGGGGCAGCCCCGATGCGTTCTCAGAGCCGGTCGGGACCCTTGCGCAGCCAGCGGTCGAGCAGCGCCTTCTCGTAGCGCAGGCTGTCGCTGTCCGACGTGCTGATGCTGTCGGTGAGGAATCCCGGATCGCGCAATTTGCGCGTGCCCTCGCGGATCAGCTTGCCGCTGGCGTCGAACAGCTTGAAGCGCAGATCGATGCGCGGCGGGTAGATGTCCTTGATGATGCGCACCTCGCGCAGCGGGTAGGGGCGCCACGGCTCGAAGTTGCCCGCGCGGTCGATGTCGGTGACCACGATGGCCAGGCGTTCGCCCGGGGGAAGCATCTTGCTGGCGCGATCCTCGATGTACGACTTCAGCACCTTGAGGTAATCGTCGTCGTCGCGCATCGGTGCCATCGAACGAACCTTGCGCGTTTCGGTGAATTGCTCCGGATGGTCGTAGCTCACGGTGACGTTGGTGGGCGCGGCCTTGCCGGCCATTGCGGGCAGGGTCAGCAGGGCCAGGGCGGCGAGCAACGCATGCAGGACGGTGCGGCGGTTCATGGCGTTTTCCTCCGGCGAGGGCGGTATCGCCCGGATGCTCACGATAACGCCGCAGCGGCTTCGCGGTGTACGCGGCTTTGCCGGCCGTGGCTCGCATGGCAAGCTCGGTTCATCGCGTATCGGCGAGGATGGACGGAATGGCCCGGCGGGTGATGGTGCTTGGCGCGACCGGCGTGTTCGGCTCGCGCATCGCGGCGCGGCTGGCGCACGACGAACGTTTCGAGCTGTTGCTGGCGGGGCGCCGCGAGGCGCCGCTGGCGGCGATGCGCGCGTCCATCGGCGATGCGCGCGTGCGCATCCACGCGCTGGATGTGGCAGGTGCGGATTTTCCGGACGTGCTGGCCGCGCTCGAGCCGCAACTGGTGATCCATGCCGCCGGCCCGTTCCAGGGGCAGGATTACCGCGTCGCCGAAGCGTGCATGGAGATCGGCAGCGACTACATCGACCTCGCCGACGGCCGCGATTTCGTCTGCGGTTTTTCCCGGCTCGACGGACGCGCGCGTGCCGCGGGCCGGCTGCTGGTCAGCGGCGCGTCCAGCGTGCCGGCGCTAAGTTCGGCGGCGGTCGATGCGCTGTTGCCGAGGTTCGGCGCGCTCGACGCCATCGAGCACGCGATCAATCCCGGCAATCGCACGCCGCGCGGCGACGCCACAGTGGCGTCCATCCTGGGCTATTGCGGGCGCCCCATCCGCCTCTGGCGCCACGGTCGCTGGGCCGTGGCGCACGGCTGGATGGACAGCCGGCGGCAATGGTTCCCGTTCGGCCATCGCCGCGTGGGCGTCTGCGACGTGCCGGATCTGGAGCTGTTCCCCGCGCGTTATCCGCAGGCGCGTTCGGTGGTCTTCCGCGCGGGCCTCGAACTGCCCTTGCTGCAATGGGCCACCTGGGGCATGGGCGTG
This genomic interval carries:
- a CDS encoding fatty acid desaturase — its product is MFDTVLNFLSSGLTHAGWAGMLVYLLVVTQLTIFTVTLYLHRSQTHRGVDFHPALAHFFRFWGWLSTGMVTKEWVAVHRKHHAKVETEEDPHSPVIFGIKKVFWDGVSLYRDACASKEDMQQYGRGTPDDWVEHKVYGAHPYSGPALMLIINLALFGVIGAAIWAVQMIWIPFWAAGFVNGIGHWAGYRNFESADTSRNLLPWGFWIGGEELHNNHHAFPSSAKFALRKWEFDIGWAAICGLRAIGLAKVLRVAPTLDVRPNMPLPDAETLKAVLTHRFQAMTDYYRNVIVPTLREEATHAGENIKSVPRRLRRALADGGRWLDSDASGKLQAVLAKRPTLSTVCDFRNRLAALMEQRGAEQALKGLQQWIVEAEQSGIRALQDFAARLKAYAVTA
- a CDS encoding saccharopine dehydrogenase NADP-binding domain-containing protein, which encodes MARRVMVLGATGVFGSRIAARLAHDERFELLLAGRREAPLAAMRASIGDARVRIHALDVAGADFPDVLAALEPQLVIHAAGPFQGQDYRVAEACMEIGSDYIDLADGRDFVCGFSRLDGRARAAGRLLVSGASSVPALSSAAVDALLPRFGALDAIEHAINPGNRTPRGDATVASILGYCGRPIRLWRHGRWAVAHGWMDSRRQWFPFGHRRVGVCDVPDLELFPARYPQARSVVFRAGLELPLLQWATWGMGVLVRLGLIRDLARHAPALRRMSEWFLRFGSDVGGMAVELRGTDKQGQPLHLCWWLDADAGDGPQVPVTPAIVLARRWADGLLQAKGAMPCMGLLTLEQIVDGFDGFALRTGVETMPF
- a CDS encoding Gldg family protein gives rise to the protein MKLSRRLDGWLFALLLLIGAGALGYLSARYAHVSDWTANGRLSLSPQSRAVLAKLDGPVEIVSYASPQGNLRAQVAGFLQRYRQAKPDLTLRFVDPQQDPARMRELGITVDGELIVHYRGHQQLLTELSESSVTNALQRLIRGSDRIVAFVTGDGERLPSGKGDADMGLLMGQLAQSGLRAVPLSFAQAHAVPEGTDLVVLASPTSDLPAAATQALVDYVQDGGNLLWLRDPANGDLGLKPLADALGVQVLPGVLVDGAGSTLGLGDPRLLAVAQYPPNPITLGFQLATRFPQVAALARTGAGGWTVTPLLRSSAQSWTEFHPIDNAHPSAIHYDAAAGEFKGPLDFGFALARLSPSPGKREQRAVVVGDGDFLSNAYLGQGGNRALGERIFNWLLGDDALVDLPREGVPDRVLRIGQGELNAATIGFMAVLPLLLLVLGGLIAWRRRRG